The genomic region gctaaattcatcgctttttgtttgataaaaataattaagcatTGTGAATCGTTCTTTTTGTCTCACGCATAGCAttcagaataatataataccatAGAAGTGGCAAGTATTGATGAATTTGACGTTGAGCATCAACGTCAAATTCATCAATGTCgcagaataaaatttttatattgtatctTAATTTTCAGATTTATTTGACAGGTTTCTAGTCAGGAAACTGATAgattgaagaaaatgttggCATATCTCTATTTGTctcatttatttgtattaaattaaatatttggtaggcactaaaaaataataaaaaaaagattacacATTTAAAGCTCTTTACTTTAATCATACAAAATACATCCGTTTCacaattgtaattataatttggcTAGCCGCTTAACGTAACAATTTGTACGAGTCTATTTGTGCAATTTCAAGGATTCACCAAAATTCCTATTCTTACGATACAATTCACTTTATGGTGGAGGAGTGGCCAAGAAGTTACCAGTAAATGtaaattatcataaataataaatattttttaatttgagccACAAAACAAGACCTCCATATATTATAGTATTGCTATCATttccaatatttctttaaaaattcagAAATCACATcacaagtacatacatacatacatacatacatacatacatacatacatacatacatacatacataaaatcacgcctctttcccggaggggtaggcagagactacctctttccacttgccctctctctgcatacttctttcgcttcgtccacattcataactctcttcatacaagctcggcggtttcgggtacttttgacctgaccctttaccaggacgtccttaatttgatcaagatacgttcgtctaggtcttcccactccgacctttccctccacactctccttgtatatctgcttagtcaacctgctttcattcatcctctccacatgaccgaaccatcttaacatacccttttctattcctgtaactacatcttctttcacatcacaacattcccttatcacgctgttccttatcctgtcactcaatttcacacccatcatactccttaacgctctcatttccactgcatttattctgctttcatgcttcttttgccatacccaactttcactcccatacattaatgtcgggaccaacacgcccctgtgcacagccagtcgagcctttttggatagtttctgactgctcataaaggcatgcaaagctccattcaccatgttccccgcgttcactctcctttcaatatcactatcatatttgccatctgatgtaaactttgatcctagatatacaaactctttcacttgctccactttttctcctccaatcaaaatattacatgctgtcatttctttctccatttcaaaaaccagtgttttagttttacttacgttcactttcattcctttctcttttaaagcttcatgcatacagtttaccatctcctgtaactcctccgctgatgacgccagtataacctgatcgtcggcatagagcagacatttgacgagtaactcattcatccttaatccacttttagactcttgcaaatctgtcaaacagctatccataaataggttgaacagccacggtgacgcaacacatccttgcctaacgcctttctcaatcttaaaccactcagtgtgcgctccgtttatcctgacacaagcactcgaatcctcatataaggatttcagtgctcgtattaagagactgctcaccccatgcatagaaagtgctgaccacaattcattcctctcaactctgtcataggccttttccagatctacgaatgtgcaatagactttttgactcttggccaaaaacttttcggctatgcaccgcaaggaaaagacctgatcagtacatcccattccctttcgaaatcccgcttgagcatcccatattttgtcatcagtttcattcctgactctattaatcaataccttagcatacaatttgccgacgacgctaagcaggcttataccacgataatttttgcagtccagctgtgacccttttcctttgtaaagtggcacgataacagccttacaccaatcttttggtactcggccgcttctccaacacaaattgaaaaggcagtacaactgactagctactacgccttttcctgctttaagcatctcgaccgacactctatcacacccagcagcctttcctgctttcatactcttaagtgcttccacaatttcgaacatttcaatttcgccttccatctcattctctttttcttcgctatagcagaaatctttcttatttccttcctttttttcaaataaactttcaaaatagtccttccatatctttagtacacattcttctcctttcacaacgctaccatcctggcatctgatcctagtcagctctctggttatagtatttcctcgggctgaccttacggatttccagaatactttcagatttgactgaaagtcttctgatagccttttatcaaaatcctctttatactcttctttctttctaatcacagctttcttaaccaaatctttcattttcttatattccttacgtgcttcattcacatcttcatctataacctcttgcattcttaagttagcttttgcacATCACAagtattttaacttaaatgACTACATCCGTTATGACTGTACTAGACTTCTATAGATTTTAATTCCCTCAATAACACATCTAGCTTTGTGCAtcattttgaaaagactaggTATGATTTATCAACACAAATATTGTTACAGActgatttatatgtatgctGTACTATTTCAGAATTGTCTTCTGCCAATCTAAGGCTCTGCGGGATTCATAACCATGATATCCATACTCATATTATACATTTGacagtatgtttgtttgttcgtcttttacgtcataaccactgaaccgatctccatgaaatttaATCCCGGACGGATtaaatttcatggagatcggttcagtggttccgTCCGAAATATCtacgtgtaaaaatctgactcaccacTCTACTCTCactaggatccatggttaaagGTTCCTCTTCAGAGACGTGAGGATGCAACATGGACTAAAGAGGAAGAAGTGTGGAATAAGAAAAACCAAAAGGTACCTTTCCTTatggataaaattaaatctttcatGCATAAGTgctaataaattatacattttattcaattgattttatatctctgaatgaaaaaatattttggggctagctcaatttatgttttttttttgtcaataaatatttgtttatttacgtacataataaatttattaaaaaataacttctgattgttaatctttttttcgacaaatatataaatgcctatctaaatttacatattttttaaactctaAAATTTTTCCTAATCTATTGTgtttaatactaaaattaaatacctagTTAGTAGAACACATTTTAATTTGGCAGTAGCCCAATTTTcctaatctattttattatccgACATATAACTTGACCATTGCGTAGTATGTACGCGGTTATAGACGCATACCACCGCTATTTTGGGTCAAATTATATTCCGGGTATTGCAGATATTAGGTACTATAAACACATTTGAATAATCTTAAatattacctacctaatatGTAATTGAAAATTCTCAATTCCAATATAACTTTCTATACATTAACCTGACGTTTACatagaaatcgaaataatagAAGACTATAGAAGTGGCATGTACTGGTGAGTGTGGTGTCACAACACAGTTGGGATAACCTCAAAgcaagttttgtttttattttgcattccaattttgaaatttatttgaacgtTTTAGGCCGTGCAGCGTGTCTGCTGTACGCTAGTCGTTGGTCGGTGGCACTGCATAGCGCCGTTCAATCCAGTCTGTTCGAGTCGGTCAGGCCTTGGTCGTACGAAGTCAGTGACACGCTGCACGGGTGCGATGCAATACGTCTAAACACCATTTTAGGACTCCGCTATACCCCCATTCAAGTACCAAATGCGATtatggcatttctattgtctaTCTATTCTAATTTCTATGGATTTAATGAAGATGATGTAGCcatcttttataatattttttgattgtaTTAGACGCATGACGTACAAAGATCTTCCTTACAGCTTTTCACTTTACCTCCAACTAGTGATTACTGCGCTTAAAAGACAATATGtcttattatataggtattcttatcaaattattaaaaactatcacaaaaatatacttCTATTGATAGCTATGACTATTAATAACTTAATAGTTTGGTGGTCATTCCGTTTCTAAATACCTATCTAGATAAACCTATTCTAATTAAATTACTCGTAATTACATATTCacttatctatatttatacaaattcaatttttatataaaaaataaaaacatgactgattataaattatgatacaaaataaaataaaatgaaaattctaTTGGAACTCAGCTAATAATAGGACTTTATAGTCAACATCCCCCGTCACATAATTCCTCGCAGGTCATATGACTTATGTGACTCAAGGAACTATGAGACGGGGTAATAGACGTctatttgtattgtaatgaATTTGGGTAGGTTGAGGCCCTGTTGACTGTATTCTGTACAGAGGATTGCAAACTTACACTGTAAAACTTTTCTTAGATAAATTTGCaatttatatacgagtatatcataataataatatgtaattttaattgtgcCATTTGGTTCTAAAGAATGGGATATatatcgttcccatggatgtcgtaaaaggcgactaagggataggctaataaacttgggattcttcttgtaggcgataggctagcaacgtgttaatattttaatctcaattccattataaagccatacatacAGCtggcgtggcctttcagtcttttcaagaatgttggctctatctgccctgcaagggatatagacgtaataataCGTATTTATGTTTCTAAATTACAATAACTCTCTAAGATTTGACTATTTAGAATGCACTCGTAAAATTCTATGAAAGGTCTTTGAGAACATTTTTTCTCTagtagataaaataataatgatttaatttgttGTTAAATATTGACAAGAGAAAGACgatttatgtaatttgtttcttttaaatatagaacagtattcaaaaatattactattataataatttattaaatgtttaatgtaaaaaaaaaaaatataatttccatGGCCGAacgtgaaatataaaaaaaacttatgtaAGTTTCTCATATATCTATCACTTGTTCATCTTAACTTCCAACAGGAGTTAAATTACAAACACCATTGATATCTTCCCGGATTGTCATCGCCGATTCTTCTTCATCATCACCAATAATGGTCCATCCAGCGCTTCATCGATTTCCTCCTGACTTCTCCCTTTAGTTTCAGGAATTATGAAGAATATATACAAGGAGCCCAGAAGTGTGATAGAGGCGCTTATGTAATAGGTGCCGTGGAGGCCGAGCGAGACGGCGATAGTGCCGTAGTACCGGAGAAGGAGAAAGTTGCTGAGCCACATCCAGGAGATGAGGAGGCTGGAGGCGAGGCTGCGGACCTGAAATATGAGTAAGGGATAAGGGTAATAGATAATCAATGCTATGTTCGACTGTtgcaactttttaaataaaacatacattttaatttcttatcaCCGACCAATCACCGACAAGAACAGACTGTATATAGCcaatttaaatacctatttgtttcattactaatacttacatttatcGAAAATAACTCCGAAACCAGTACAAAAGGCACAGATCCCAACCCTATATTATACAGGAACAGCACTACAGACAACAAAGTAACTGGGGCCCATAACGTCGCGTCTTCATTCACTGTAACATTCAATACTTTTGGCGTCAACTCAGTCCAGTTTTCATTGATCCAGTTCTTTgtataattctttattaaaaaatcttcatATAAAGTAGCATTTTGAGATACGCTAATTTGAGGTATGTTGACGATGTTGTCGTTGATGTCGGTGAAAATGAGTTTTCTGTAGGACCACAGTCGGTGCGTGTACCAGGAATGCATACGTAGACGAGGGTCGCAGTAGATTCCCAATAATGCCAAGCAGCAAGTTATTCCTGAACAAGACCAGAGAAGCAGTATCTGTGGAAGAAAAGTAGGATGTTTTAGGATGAAATATTTGTAGCCATCAAGTCGGATTAATATGAGAAGTTTTTTAGACATGGCcgataatttgaaatatcgcGACAGTGCAAAGtctttatttcaaaactcCTGTGAGCTACTCTTACTGATTTAGCTTTATCAGAGTCTTCAAGCGTTTTCAAATCAATTTAGTGATTACATAAATGAAACTTCGTTCTGCGAAGTAAGTTAATATTAACCGTAATGCAGCGGCGTTCCAGAATATGGACTCTTTTAGTGACGGTGGGCGAGTTTAATTTAGCGAGTTAACAACTTGGCAATAGAAGAACATTCTACCGTGCAGACGAAGAAATAGCCCGCTGGTTTTCAGTCcctcggtgaccacggatcattgtaacaagATTCAAAACGTccgtttaaaatcagtttttcAAAGGAGATTTCTTTCGTACATTAATTTAGTGCAGTTTTTTACTATGGTCCATTAGATAGAGATAAGTTTCCACGACAAAGGTTGTGCCGccgggagtcacttcgtgtaaaaacctgactcacccaggatcatggtcaaaggcgtaccTCGGGTCATCTCCAGAGAGAAcaatttttgacatttttacGAAGTTTAATGcaggtgtgaaattgagtgacaggataagaacagcgtgataagggaatgttgtgatgtgaaagaagatgtagttacaggaatagaaaagggtatgttaagatggttcggtcatgtggagaggatgaatgaaagcaggttgactaagcagatatacaaggagagtgtggagggaaaggtcggagtgggaagacctagacgaacgtatcttgatcaaattaaggacgtcctggtaaagggtcaggtcaaaagtacccgaaaccgccgagcttgtatgaagagagttatgaatgtggacgaagcgaaagaagtatgcagagatcgtggcaagtggaaagaggtagtctctgcctacccctccgggaaagaggcgtgattttatgtatgtatgtatgtatgtttaatgcAGGGAGGAATAAATTTATCAGGCATACCTTTCTACCAATTTTATCAACAGTGACGGTAGCTACTGCAGCACCCAGCACTAACGCAGTACCGCACATTATGGACCCGGCTTCAGACGTGTCGAACAACGAGCGAGGCGATGTTCTGGAAAAGTCAGAAACATATtgctaaaatttatatttgactacataaaaaatgatgaatgaatttttaaaacatcagTAGTAAAGTTACAGGGGACAATCTTATTCCTTTTATCGTCATTTGCGACAACGGTGCAGTCCGAAGAGAAAACACTATGTAAGAGTCTTGAAATACTTCGTCAACGTTGAAATTGTCAgctaaattgtaaaataaaaaagctcgTACTCGTGTGTGTAGTTCTGTAGGTATCACGTCTTttcacttacggggtagatggagccaacagtctcgaaatgaCTGACTTAATCCATATTCTGCTaaatggcttcatgatggttAAAAAGCTTACGATTTACATTTCCAAGTTTCCAAGATCCACACCAGCAGCACTTTTAATGAGCATGAAAATGTCAAAACAACACTAAAGAAACTTCACTATTAGACTTACCCATTATAAAGAGTGTAGTTATAAACAGTTAAATTAAGATGAGGCACGGTATGAGCCGAATGCCTGAGTACGGCGGCCGCGAAACTGTTgactgcgcccgcgccgctgCCCGCAGCAACACAGAGCAGAACGAAGCAGGAGAACAGGGCACGGCGAGAGCGGCGGTGGCGGACTGGAACAATGGAAGTTGATGCAGAAATGTTGAAAAACCTGTCTTATcaccagagatcggaataggtagattgattttacgtacttgcatcatgaattaccatagaaagcataacatggataagcctcttttccgggattccatttcagtacttatacttacagtaaactacattgttcgcgggtaacataggactacaatttaagtgaacgaagtcgggggaaaacagctaccactaatatattcttcatcgcACTTTTTCAAATCCCGCAATCTCGGgcggaggcatgtccatattaatatatacgtttcagttcattcaccccaattcaatctacctaaTCCGATCTCTGCTTATCACCCCACTTGCTTTTACTGTGTGGTTCACTTCAAAGATGAAAATGCTAAACTATGCCTATTTGCGCAGTAGAACGCTCCTTTTGAACTAAAAGTTCCAGGTGGAGGTGGTCCCAGTGAAAGGGTGGTGGACACCCAGTTATGATGTAATGAAAATCAGCTCTAGTTTACCCAGATTTTGTGatcttaaattttcttaaacgCATATCAAAGAGAAGGTTTCTTTTAGGCTAGCTGGGTCTGTGTCATCAAGTTATCATAGTACCGTTAGTATAataatttgcatacatacataaaatcacgtctctttcccggaggggtaggcagagactacctctttccacttgccatgatctctgcatacttccttcgcttcatccacattcataactctcttcatgcaagctcggcggtttcgggtacttttgataataataatttgatgatTGATGTCTCTCATTGAAAACCACTTGACTTTTTTCAATCAATGAAAAAAGTCAAGTGGTTTTCAATGAGTTGAGGCATCAAATTATAGAACTATCCGGTGTTCATTCTATGAGGAAACAAAAACACAAGAGATAAATGGTAACTTACACAGCTCCCTACAAGCCGAAGGTTCACTTCTCCTGTCTGAATTAGAATCCAGCCCGCTGACCCTCTTCAACATTGGTTGGAAGGTGTCCGAGTCCTGTCTCCTCATCGCCTCGCGCCTCCCATAGTGTTCTGAAGTCCTGATCCTCACTTCTTGCTGTTCTATCACGTCGGTCAGATCCTCTTGAAAGTCGGAACCGTCGAACCAACATATAACTTTTGCGGCATCCTGAAATTAGGGTTgcaagttaaaattttattatatcagaTCATcagctttttaattttctttcttaaaaACATGACAAACTCGAATTggttttttcaattggtggttgacaaattttatacaaaaaaatataactaaagcTTAGAAGTAAAAAACAACGCTTAGGAAAAATGAGAAAGAAACCTACAAATACGGTATTGGTATTCTCGCACAAAAGAAGGAATGCTCACCTGAATTCTACCAATACTAATAAGGAACGAAGGAGTCTCCTGAAGCCATAGCAATGATACCAGGAGCACAGCTGGCGGTACCGCCATAGAAAGAGACAGCGCATGTGCCGACAGCATTCCGCCAGCTCCGTAGGCGAAGAGGATGCCTGAACTGGAAAATAtgatagtaattttaaagttaatggTTCGAAAGTACATTGATTGAATCGGGGATCAAGagtaatttgaataaagagattcgagtaatgaatgtgaataaaacaaaaaagtatgcctggatcgtggcaagtggaaagatgtacccttccggaaaagaggcatggttttatgtatagatagcttttcttctttttttagagGTACTGATTGATATACAGCACGGATCCAAAAATAATGGACGTAGAGCTATAATTTTAGATAGCTGAAATTTATGAGAGTGGATATAGTGCATGCTAAGAACGCCTTTATGGTCTTTTTTTGCGAAGGGATTCATAAAAGGAATCCTAAGAGTTACTAGGAATGCAGAAAGAGAGAGCAATATGTTAACACTAAAAATTACCTGCAAGCCAAAGCCGGCATAGCGGCCAATCCTCTCGTCCTTGGCGCGATCTCTGCGCAGTAAAGTGGTGCCAATGCTAACGCGCCGGCACCTCCTGCCCCGGCTGCGACCCTGGCCGCCCACACGCCCCTGGGGCCACACCATGCTGCTAGTGACCAGCTTATCTGAAAAATTAAGGTGAATTCGGTCTCATTTTTAGAGAGATAAggacatatatgtacatacatacataaaatcacgcctctttcccggacaggtaggcagagactacatctttccacttgccacgatctttgcatacttccttcgcttcatccacattcataactcacttcatgcaagctcggcggtttcaggtactcttgacctgaccctttgccaggacgatCTTAATTTAaggacacatacatacatgagtGCATATAATAACaactttatcccttgcggggtagacacagccaacaatcttgaaaagtctgataggtcacgttcagctgtttggcttaatgatagaattgccattcaaatagtgacagattgctagcccatcgccgaaaagAAGAAGAACAAGTGTATAGGTctattctttagtcgccttttaagacatccatgggaccgAGATGGAatgattctattcttttttttattggtgccgggaaccacaagtaCACAGCAGGAATTACGCGAGTTTTTAAGTTTAGAATCACTTCTCATAGCAAACGCGATCTTCGTTATTTTGTTCATAAAATTGaggaacatacagacatacaataTATTACAAGTACTTACAATAAAGCTAATACTAACACAAAGGGCACCAGCCTTCCTGCCCTTTGCGTCAGCTAGTACCGCGAAGAATGGCGCCGCCGGCAAAGCAACAAGGCATGGTAGGGCGGCCAACCAAGCACCTCCTGTTAACGCCTCGTTCCCTAGTACTCCAGACACCCAGCCGGTACTGCAGCCGTGGGTGAAGCAGGAGAGGTTATCTGAAAAATAAGTTGagcagtctttttgagactgttggctctgtctaccccgcgagggatatagacgtgactgtgtTATACTATGATggttaatatatacatacattatgtatgtattaacataaatatgtatgtaggtatgaatGAACCATCCAAACTTAAAACTTATAAGcctttaaaaactaaaactatgCTAAAGATACCTAtgtaccaaaaaaataaagatattacagatgaataaaaaatttacaaccaaatttataaattgaacaGTCGtgacatctatactaatattataaagctgaagagtttgtttgtttgaacgcgctaatctcaggaactactggtttaaattaattataatcattttgcgtcgaatagaccatttatcaatgatgcccaaataactataccacccggacgaagtcgcgggcacagctttaagtattataaacCTACGGGTGTATTCCCAGAATGATGATAGCACTTATATTGCCATATCAAAGGGCagtgctgattctctgagccagataatttacCGCCTTCTGATCACAAGATAACACGAGATCAAAGACAGAAACCGTATTGCTGATATACTTTTTGGGTATTCGACGGTCAAAGTATTTCTACGCCAAAACGttcaaaatattacttatttttacattaaaaaaaaatgaactgGAAAGTCATTACTGATaccttcattaaaaaaatgaaatgaagaCATGAGAAAACTATACCGATGTTAAGACACACCTTATCACACCTAGATaggattatttgtttataaaccaaacaagtgccgtgtggttcccgataggtatcaatagaaaaagaacaggacaactccatctctttcctacggatttcgtaaacggcgactaagggcttataaacttgggactcttcttttcggcgatggtctagcaacctgtcactattcgaatcacaattctatcactaagccaaactaAGCTAGCCgtggctgtctaccccgcaagggatatagacgtgatgatatgtatgtatgtaaaccaaACAAACCGCTACAGGTTTGTTTCTACGTGtgtcatttattatttgaccACCCGTGGTAGTGACCATCGCTGAAATATTAAACGTTTGAGCGCCGTTGCCTAGATACGGCGCGTGTGTAAACTTGTattgttttcaaaactatCAAACCTAAGGACTACATAAAGAGAGCGTATAataagaaacatacatacaaataatcacgtctatatcctttgcggggtagacagagccaacagtcttgaaaacactgatatgccacgttcagctatttggctttatgatggaattcagattaaaatagtgacaggttgctagcccatcgcctaaaacaagaatcccaagtgtatgaTAAGAAAAAGCGAATGAAGTACGAAGATGCAGGGaacgtggcaagtggtaagCCCTATCGGGGATtagggcgtgattttattgatGTACGTAGGACGTAGGTATCCTATAACTGGCTCGTCCCATTAATTGTAAAAGACCGTTGTATTCAGTCAGCCAAGGTATCTATGTTTTGGTCTGGCCTTAACTACGCTGTAATTGCTaataagaaaatgctgcagtgcagtttgttactgctccttctgcactgacgctttggaagcggcagtaaacttagttttaagtaactgccgct from Amyelois transitella isolate CPQ chromosome 24, ilAmyTran1.1, whole genome shotgun sequence harbors:
- the LOC106137985 gene encoding facilitated trehalose transporter Tret1-2 homolog, with protein sequence MSSIEDTGRRRISLFTLFLILSLCSRNRLERSASKRWRGSVRRVLSAAVYNLSCFTHGCSTGWVSGVLGNEALTGGAWLAALPCLVALPAAPFFAVLADAKGRKAGALCVSISFIISWSLAAWCGPRGVWAARVAAGAGGAGALALAPLYCAEIAPRTRGLAAMPALACSSGILFAYGAGGMLSAHALSLSMAVPPAVLLVSLLWLQETPSFLISIGRIQDAAKVICWFDGSDFQEDLTDVIEQQEVRIRTSEHYGRREAMRRQDSDTFQPMLKRVSGLDSNSDRRSEPSACRELFRHRRSRRALFSCFVLLCVAAGSGAGAVNSFAAAVLRHSAHTVPHLNLTVYNYTLYNGTSPRSLFDTSEAGSIMCGTALVLGAAVATVTVDKIGRKILLLWSCSGITCCLALLGIYCDPRLRMHSWYTHRLWSYRKLIFTDINDNINYTKNWINENWTELTPKVLNVTVNEDATLWAPVTLLSVVLFLYNIGLGSVPFVLVSELFSINVRSLASSLLISWMWLSNFLLLRYYGTIAVSLGLHGTYYISASITLLGSLYIFFIIPETKGRSQEEIDEALDGPLLVMMKKNRR